A portion of the Verrucomicrobiota bacterium genome contains these proteins:
- a CDS encoding L,D-transpeptidase family protein, with translation MAPIWVLFWLFWGGINSEATRGAVNFRQDQLGQGILTSNPLLINQALTNGADLNGRVPMTPALLQIAAGRSTRIAHYFAEETKATPLIMAASLGDAALCNQFVRQGANRYLTSSWGWIAAQYAARCGYPELARSLFNSDPAAAHYRIKIGIAPQTIILYKDGLAVVSGKISTGRKGHDTPPGYYLVTDKERTRKSSLYKVPMPYFLRLSFSEYGIHQGYNPGRPASHGCIRVGKETVAKALFDATPIGTLVTIN, from the coding sequence ATGGCACCAATCTGGGTTCTATTCTGGCTTTTTTGGGGCGGGATCAATTCTGAGGCAACACGAGGGGCGGTCAACTTCCGGCAGGACCAGCTTGGGCAGGGAATCTTAACCTCAAACCCACTGCTTATTAATCAGGCGCTCACGAACGGCGCAGACCTGAACGGGCGGGTGCCGATGACGCCGGCCCTGCTGCAGATCGCCGCTGGCCGCAGCACGCGGATTGCGCACTATTTTGCGGAAGAGACGAAGGCGACGCCGTTGATCATGGCCGCTTCACTCGGCGATGCAGCGCTCTGCAACCAATTTGTCCGGCAGGGAGCCAATCGCTACCTGACGTCGAGCTGGGGTTGGATTGCCGCCCAGTACGCGGCAAGGTGCGGGTACCCGGAACTGGCCCGATCGTTGTTCAACAGTGACCCGGCGGCCGCCCATTACCGGATCAAGATTGGGATCGCACCTCAGACGATCATTCTCTACAAGGATGGTCTGGCCGTCGTATCCGGAAAGATCTCGACCGGGCGCAAGGGGCATGACACGCCGCCGGGTTACTACCTTGTCACCGACAAGGAGAGGACCCGCAAATCCTCGCTTTACAAGGTGCCGATGCCATACTTTCTGCGCTTGTCCTTCAGCGAATACGGCATCCACCAGGGGTATAACCCGGGCCGGCCGGCGAGTCACGGTTGCATCCGGGTCGGGAAGGAAACCGTGGCGAAAGCCCTTTTTGATGCCACTCCGATCGGTACGCTCGTTACGATCAATTAG
- a CDS encoding translation initiation factor: MGSKPKKRVEVNAAQDPLGDLGRAFDQVQLPELPEGNKLKPAPPERPGPLWKPGRVVLRRETAHRGGKVVTVVDDFATHLPASFIDDVARKLRQTCGCGGTVKNRQIEIQGDQVPKVRAFLENEGFQVAGVR; encoded by the coding sequence ATGGGTTCGAAACCTAAAAAGCGGGTCGAGGTCAACGCCGCCCAAGACCCGCTCGGCGATTTGGGGCGGGCATTCGACCAGGTTCAACTGCCTGAGTTGCCGGAAGGCAACAAGCTGAAACCGGCGCCGCCGGAGCGGCCCGGCCCGCTGTGGAAGCCCGGCCGGGTGGTGCTGCGCCGGGAAACGGCCCACCGCGGCGGCAAGGTGGTGACGGTGGTCGACGATTTCGCAACGCATCTGCCTGCCTCGTTTATCGACGATGTGGCCAGGAAACTCCGGCAGACCTGCGGCTGCGGCGGTACGGTCAAAAACCGGCAGATAGAAATTCAAGGCGACCAGGTGCCGAAGGTCCGCGCCTTCCTCGAGAATGAAGGTTTTCAGGTCGCAGGCGTCAGATAG